From Equus asinus isolate D_3611 breed Donkey chromosome 14, EquAss-T2T_v2, whole genome shotgun sequence, one genomic window encodes:
- the ATXN2L gene encoding ataxin-2-like protein isoform X6, which yields MLKPQPPQQTSQPQQPPPTQQAVARRPPGGTSPPNGGLPGPLASTSAPPGPPAAASPCLGPAAIAGSGLRRAAESILAPPPPPPQQQHQERPGAAAIGSARGQSTGKGPPQSPVFEGVYNNSRMLHFLTAVVGSTCDVKVKNGATYEGIFKTLSSKFELAVDAVHRKASEPVGGPRREDIVDTMVFKPSDVMLVHFRNVDFNYATKDKFTDSAIAMNSKVNGEHKEKVLQRWEGGDSNSDDYDLESDMSNGWDPNEMFKFNEENYGVKTTYDSSLSSYTVPLEKDNSEEFRQRELRAAQLAREIESSPQYRLRIAMENDDGRTEEEKHSAVQRQGSGRESPSLASREGKYIPLPQRVREGPRGGVRCSSSRGGRPGLSSLPPRGPHHLDNSSPGPGSETRGINGGPSRMSPKAQRPLRGAKTLSSPSSRPSAEASVPSPPAALSLFPVSRMYPPRSPKSAAPAPISASCPEPPIGSAVATSSASIPVTSSVDPGVGSISPASPKISLAPTDVKELPTKEPGRTLESQELSRIAGKVPGLQSEQKRFQLEELRKFGAQFKLQPSSSPETSLDPFPPRILKEEAKGKEKEVDGLLNSEPIGSPVSKTESALDKEDKAPLPPAGGTEGAEQPPPPCPSQTGSPPVGLIKGDDKDEGPVAEQVKKSTLNPNAKEFNPTKPLLSVNKSTSTPTSPGPRTHSTPSIPVLTAGQSGLYSPQYISYIPPIHMGPAVQAPQMYPYPVSNSVPGQQGKYRGAKGSLPPQRSDQHQPASAPPMMQAAAAAGPPLVAATPYSSYIPYNPQQFPGQPAMMQPMAHYPSQPVFAPMLQGSPRMLTSGSHPQAIVSSSTPQYPSAEQPTPQALYATVHQSYPHHATQLHAHQPQPATTPTGSQPQSQHAAPSPVQHQAGQAPHLGSGQPQQNLYHPGALTGTPPSLPPGPSAQSPQSSFPQPAAVYAIHPHQQLPHGFTNMAHVTQAHVQTGITAAPPPHPGAPHPPQVMLLHPPQSHGGPPQGAVPQSGVPALSASTPSPYPYIGHPQAPLPPPGELKIVLAAT from the exons ATGTTGAAGCCTCAGCCGCCACAACAGACCTCCCAGCCCCAGCAGCCGCCCCCCACGCAACAGGCCGTGGCCCGCCGGCCTCCCGGAGGCACCAGCCCACCCAACGGCGGCCTCCCAGGGCCCCTGGCCTCCACCTCGGCTCCCCCAGGGCCTCCCGCGGCTGCTTCCCCCTGCCTGGGGCCTGCAGCCATTGCCGGGAGCGGGCTCCGCCGGGCAGCCGAGAGCATCTTggcgccgccgccaccgccgccgcagCAGCAGCATCAGGAGAGGCCAGGGGCAGCGGCCATCGGCAGCGCCAG GGGACAAAGCACAGGAAAGGGACCCCCACAGTCACCG GTGTTTGAGGGTGTCTACAACAATTCCAGAATGCTGCATTTCCTTACAGCTGTTGTG GGCTCCACCTGTGATGTAAAGGTGAAGAATGGTGCCACCTATGAAGGTATCTTCAAGACTTTGAGCTCAAAG TTTGAACTAGCAGTAGACGCTGTGCACCGGAAAGCATCTGAGCCAGTAGGTGGCCCTCGTCGGGAAGACATTGTGGACACCATGGTGTTTAAGCCAAGTGATGTCATGCTTGTCCACTTCCGAAATGTTGACTTCAATTATGCTACTAAAG ACAAGTTCACTGATTCAGCCATTGCCATGAACTCGAAGGTGAATGGGGAGCACAAAGAGAAGGTGCTTCAGCGCTGGGAGGGGGGTGACAGCAACAGCGATGACTACGACCTCGAGTCTGACATG TCCAATGGATGGGATCCCAATGAAATGTTCAAGTTCAATGAGGAAAACTATGGTGTAAAGACTACCTATGACAGCAGTCTCTCTTCTTATAC GGTGCCCTTAGAGAAGGACAACTCAGAAGAGTTTCGTCAGCGGGAGCTACGAGCGGCCCAGTTGGCTCGAGAGATTGAATCGAGCCCTCAGTACCGCCTGCGGATTGCCATGGAGAACGATGATGGGCGCACTGAAGAGGAGAAGCACAGTGCGGTCCAGCGGCAGGGTTCAGGACGAGAGAGCCCCAGCTTGGCATCTAG GGAGGGAAAGTATATCCCTCTACCCCAGAGAGTTCGGGAAGGTCCCCGGGGAGGCGTTCGATGCAGTAGTTCCCGGGGCGGCCGACCTGGCCTTAGCTCTTTGCCGCCTCGTGGCCCTCACCATCTTGACAATAGCAGCCCTGGCCCAGGTTCTGAGACACGTGGTATCAATGGAG gcccTTCCCGCATGTCCCCTAAGGCACAGCGGCCTCTGAGAGGTGCCAAGACTCTGTCTTCACCCAGCAGTAGGCCTTCTGCAGAAGCTTCTGTTCCATCTCCTCCTGCAG ctctctctctttttccagtGAGCCGAATGTACCCACCACGCTCTCCCAAGTCGGCTGCCCCTGCCCCAATCTCAGCTTCCTGTCCTGAGCCTCCCATTGGCTCAGCAGTAGCAACTTCTTCAGCTTCCATCCCTGTGACATCATCAGTTGATCCTGGAGTAGGCTCAATTTCCCCCGCTTCCCCAAAGATCTCACTGGCCCCCACAGATG TAAAAGAACTTCCAACCAAGGAACCTGGGAGAACTCTGGAGTCCCAGGAGCTGTCCCGGATAGCTGGGAAAG TCCCTGGCCTTCAGAGTGAACAGAAACGCTTTCAACTGGAGGAACTGAGAAAGTTTGGGGCCCAGTTTAAG CTTCAGCCTAGTAGCTCCCCTGAGACCAGCCTGGATCCTTTTCCTCCCCGGATCTTAAAGGAGGAGGccaaagggaaggagaaggaggttgACGGTCTACTGAATTCAGAGCCCATAGGGTCCCCAGTCTCCAAGACAGAGTCTGCATTGGATAAAGAGGACAAAGCACCCCTGCCGCCAGCAGGAGGCACTGAGGGGGCAGAGCAACCCCCGCCGCCTTGCCCAAGCCAAACTGGCAGCCCCCCAGTGGGCCTCATCAAGGGAGATGACAAGGATGAGGGCCCTGTTGCTGA aCAAGTCAAGAAGTCAACCTTGAACCCCAATGCCAAGGAGTTCAATCCCACAAAGCCTCTGCTGTCTGTG AATAAATCCACCAGTACCCCAACTTCTCCAGGGCCCCGGACTCATTCAACTCCCTCCATCCCGGTGCTGACAGCAGGCCAGAGTGGGCTCTACAGCCCCCAGTACATTTCCTACATACCTCCGATCCATATGGGACCAGCTGTTCAG GCACCTCAGATGTATCCATATCCTGTATCCAACTCAGTGCCTGGACAGCAGGGCAAGTACCGGGGAGCAAAAG gctccctgcccccacagcGCTCGGACCAACACCAGCCAGCTTCAGCCCCTCCAATGATGCAGGCCGCTGCCGCTGCTGGCCCACCTCTGGTGGCTGCCACACCTTACTCTTCCTACATCCCATACAACCCACAGCAGTTCCCAGGCCAGCCCGCCATGATGCAGCCCATGGCCCACTATCCTTCACAG CCGGTGTTTGCCCCCATGCTTCAAGGCAGCCCACGCATGCTGACGTCAGGGAGTCATCCCCAGGCCATTGTGTCGTCCTCCACCCCTCAGTACCCTTCTGCAGAGCAGCCCACTCCCCAAGCCCTTTATG CCACTGTTCACCAGTCCTATCCACACCATGCCACGCAGCTCCATGCCCACCAGCCGCAGCCGGCCACCACACCTACTGGGAGCCAGCCGCAGTCCCAGCATGCGGCCCCCAGTCCCGTCCAG CACCAGGCGGGGCAGGCCCCACACCTGGGCAGTGGACAGCCACAGCAGAATCTGTACCACCCAGGGGCCCTGACAGGCACACCGCCTTCTCTGCCACCGGGGCCTTCTGCCCAGTCCCCTCAGAGCAGCTTCCCCCAACCAGCCGCTGTGTATGCCATCCATCCCCACCAGCAGCTGCCCCACGGCTTCACCAACATGGCCCATGTTACCCAG GCCCATGTCCAAACTGGAATCACAGCAGCCCCGCCCCCTCACCCTGGGGCTCCCCACCcgccccaggtgatgctgctgcacCCACCCCAGAGCCATGGGGGCCCCCCCCAAGGCGCGGTGCCCCAGAGTGGGGTGCCTGCACTCTCAGCTTCCACACCCTCACCCTACCCCTACATCGGACACCCCCAAG CTCCCCTTCCACCCCCCGGGGAACTGAAGATTGTCCTGGCCGCGACCTGA
- the ATXN2L gene encoding ataxin-2-like protein isoform X8 has translation MLKPQPPQQTSQPQQPPPTQQAVARRPPGGTSPPNGGLPGPLASTSAPPGPPAAASPCLGPAAIAGSGLRRAAESILAPPPPPPQQQHQERPGAAAIGSARGQSTGKGPPQSPVFEGVYNNSRMLHFLTAVVGSTCDVKVKNGATYEGIFKTLSSKFELAVDAVHRKASEPVGGPRREDIVDTMVFKPSDVMLVHFRNVDFNYATKDKFTDSAIAMNSKVNGEHKEKVLQRWEGGDSNSDDYDLESDMSNGWDPNEMFKFNEENYGVKTTYDSSLSSYTVPLEKDNSEEFRQRELRAAQLAREIESSPQYRLRIAMENDDGRTEEEKHSAVQRQGSGRESPSLASREGKYIPLPQRVREGPRGGVRCSSSRGGRPGLSSLPPRGPHHLDNSSPGPGSETRGINGGPSRMSPKAQRPLRGAKTLSSPSSRPSAEASVPSPPAVSRMYPPRSPKSAAPAPISASCPEPPIGSAVATSSASIPVTSSVDPGVGSISPASPKISLAPTDVKELPTKEPGRTLESQELSRIAGKVPGLQSEQKRFQLEELRKFGAQFKLQPSSSPETSLDPFPPRILKEEAKGKEKEVDGLLNSEPIGSPVSKTESALDKEDKAPLPPAGGTEGAEQPPPPCPSQTGSPPVGLIKGDDKDEGPVAEQVKKSTLNPNAKEFNPTKPLLSVNKSTSTPTSPGPRTHSTPSIPVLTAGQSGLYSPQYISYIPPIHMGPAVQAPQMYPYPVSNSVPGQQGKYRGAKGSLPPQRSDQHQPASAPPMMQAAAAAGPPLVAATPYSSYIPYNPQQFPGQPAMMQPMAHYPSQPVFAPMLQGSPRMLTSGSHPQAIVSSSTPQYPSAEQPTPQALYATVHQSYPHHATQLHAHQPQPATTPTGSQPQSQHAAPSPVQHQAGQAPHLGSGQPQQNLYHPGALTGTPPSLPPGPSAQSPQSSFPQPAAVYAIHPHQQLPHGFTNMAHVTQAHVQTGITAAPPPHPGAPHPPQVMLLHPPQSHGGPPQGAVPQSGVPALSASTPSPYPYIGHPQAPLPPPGELKIVLAAT, from the exons ATGTTGAAGCCTCAGCCGCCACAACAGACCTCCCAGCCCCAGCAGCCGCCCCCCACGCAACAGGCCGTGGCCCGCCGGCCTCCCGGAGGCACCAGCCCACCCAACGGCGGCCTCCCAGGGCCCCTGGCCTCCACCTCGGCTCCCCCAGGGCCTCCCGCGGCTGCTTCCCCCTGCCTGGGGCCTGCAGCCATTGCCGGGAGCGGGCTCCGCCGGGCAGCCGAGAGCATCTTggcgccgccgccaccgccgccgcagCAGCAGCATCAGGAGAGGCCAGGGGCAGCGGCCATCGGCAGCGCCAG GGGACAAAGCACAGGAAAGGGACCCCCACAGTCACCG GTGTTTGAGGGTGTCTACAACAATTCCAGAATGCTGCATTTCCTTACAGCTGTTGTG GGCTCCACCTGTGATGTAAAGGTGAAGAATGGTGCCACCTATGAAGGTATCTTCAAGACTTTGAGCTCAAAG TTTGAACTAGCAGTAGACGCTGTGCACCGGAAAGCATCTGAGCCAGTAGGTGGCCCTCGTCGGGAAGACATTGTGGACACCATGGTGTTTAAGCCAAGTGATGTCATGCTTGTCCACTTCCGAAATGTTGACTTCAATTATGCTACTAAAG ACAAGTTCACTGATTCAGCCATTGCCATGAACTCGAAGGTGAATGGGGAGCACAAAGAGAAGGTGCTTCAGCGCTGGGAGGGGGGTGACAGCAACAGCGATGACTACGACCTCGAGTCTGACATG TCCAATGGATGGGATCCCAATGAAATGTTCAAGTTCAATGAGGAAAACTATGGTGTAAAGACTACCTATGACAGCAGTCTCTCTTCTTATAC GGTGCCCTTAGAGAAGGACAACTCAGAAGAGTTTCGTCAGCGGGAGCTACGAGCGGCCCAGTTGGCTCGAGAGATTGAATCGAGCCCTCAGTACCGCCTGCGGATTGCCATGGAGAACGATGATGGGCGCACTGAAGAGGAGAAGCACAGTGCGGTCCAGCGGCAGGGTTCAGGACGAGAGAGCCCCAGCTTGGCATCTAG GGAGGGAAAGTATATCCCTCTACCCCAGAGAGTTCGGGAAGGTCCCCGGGGAGGCGTTCGATGCAGTAGTTCCCGGGGCGGCCGACCTGGCCTTAGCTCTTTGCCGCCTCGTGGCCCTCACCATCTTGACAATAGCAGCCCTGGCCCAGGTTCTGAGACACGTGGTATCAATGGAG gcccTTCCCGCATGTCCCCTAAGGCACAGCGGCCTCTGAGAGGTGCCAAGACTCTGTCTTCACCCAGCAGTAGGCCTTCTGCAGAAGCTTCTGTTCCATCTCCTCCTGCAG tGAGCCGAATGTACCCACCACGCTCTCCCAAGTCGGCTGCCCCTGCCCCAATCTCAGCTTCCTGTCCTGAGCCTCCCATTGGCTCAGCAGTAGCAACTTCTTCAGCTTCCATCCCTGTGACATCATCAGTTGATCCTGGAGTAGGCTCAATTTCCCCCGCTTCCCCAAAGATCTCACTGGCCCCCACAGATG TAAAAGAACTTCCAACCAAGGAACCTGGGAGAACTCTGGAGTCCCAGGAGCTGTCCCGGATAGCTGGGAAAG TCCCTGGCCTTCAGAGTGAACAGAAACGCTTTCAACTGGAGGAACTGAGAAAGTTTGGGGCCCAGTTTAAG CTTCAGCCTAGTAGCTCCCCTGAGACCAGCCTGGATCCTTTTCCTCCCCGGATCTTAAAGGAGGAGGccaaagggaaggagaaggaggttgACGGTCTACTGAATTCAGAGCCCATAGGGTCCCCAGTCTCCAAGACAGAGTCTGCATTGGATAAAGAGGACAAAGCACCCCTGCCGCCAGCAGGAGGCACTGAGGGGGCAGAGCAACCCCCGCCGCCTTGCCCAAGCCAAACTGGCAGCCCCCCAGTGGGCCTCATCAAGGGAGATGACAAGGATGAGGGCCCTGTTGCTGA aCAAGTCAAGAAGTCAACCTTGAACCCCAATGCCAAGGAGTTCAATCCCACAAAGCCTCTGCTGTCTGTG AATAAATCCACCAGTACCCCAACTTCTCCAGGGCCCCGGACTCATTCAACTCCCTCCATCCCGGTGCTGACAGCAGGCCAGAGTGGGCTCTACAGCCCCCAGTACATTTCCTACATACCTCCGATCCATATGGGACCAGCTGTTCAG GCACCTCAGATGTATCCATATCCTGTATCCAACTCAGTGCCTGGACAGCAGGGCAAGTACCGGGGAGCAAAAG gctccctgcccccacagcGCTCGGACCAACACCAGCCAGCTTCAGCCCCTCCAATGATGCAGGCCGCTGCCGCTGCTGGCCCACCTCTGGTGGCTGCCACACCTTACTCTTCCTACATCCCATACAACCCACAGCAGTTCCCAGGCCAGCCCGCCATGATGCAGCCCATGGCCCACTATCCTTCACAG CCGGTGTTTGCCCCCATGCTTCAAGGCAGCCCACGCATGCTGACGTCAGGGAGTCATCCCCAGGCCATTGTGTCGTCCTCCACCCCTCAGTACCCTTCTGCAGAGCAGCCCACTCCCCAAGCCCTTTATG CCACTGTTCACCAGTCCTATCCACACCATGCCACGCAGCTCCATGCCCACCAGCCGCAGCCGGCCACCACACCTACTGGGAGCCAGCCGCAGTCCCAGCATGCGGCCCCCAGTCCCGTCCAG CACCAGGCGGGGCAGGCCCCACACCTGGGCAGTGGACAGCCACAGCAGAATCTGTACCACCCAGGGGCCCTGACAGGCACACCGCCTTCTCTGCCACCGGGGCCTTCTGCCCAGTCCCCTCAGAGCAGCTTCCCCCAACCAGCCGCTGTGTATGCCATCCATCCCCACCAGCAGCTGCCCCACGGCTTCACCAACATGGCCCATGTTACCCAG GCCCATGTCCAAACTGGAATCACAGCAGCCCCGCCCCCTCACCCTGGGGCTCCCCACCcgccccaggtgatgctgctgcacCCACCCCAGAGCCATGGGGGCCCCCCCCAAGGCGCGGTGCCCCAGAGTGGGGTGCCTGCACTCTCAGCTTCCACACCCTCACCCTACCCCTACATCGGACACCCCCAAG CTCCCCTTCCACCCCCCGGGGAACTGAAGATTGTCCTGGCCGCGACCTGA
- the ATXN2L gene encoding ataxin-2-like protein isoform X9, translated as MLKPQPPQQTSQPQQPPPTQQAVARRPPGGTSPPNGGLPGPLASTSAPPGPPAAASPCLGPAAIAGSGLRRAAESILAPPPPPPQQQHQERPGAAAIGSARGQSTGKGPPQSPVFEGVYNNSRMLHFLTAVVGSTCDVKVKNGATYEGIFKTLSSKFELAVDAVHRKASEPVGGPRREDIVDTMVFKPSDVMLVHFRNVDFNYATKDKFTDSAIAMNSKVNGEHKEKVLQRWEGGDSNSDDYDLESDMSNGWDPNEMFKFNEENYGVKTTYDSSLSSYTVPLEKDNSEEFRQRELRAAQLAREIESSPQYRLRIAMENDDGRTEEEKHSAVQRQGSGRESPSLASREGKYIPLPQRVREGPRGGVRCSSSRGGRPGLSSLPPRGPHHLDNSSPGPGSETRGINGGPSRMSPKAQRPLRGAKTLSSPSSRPSAEASVPSPPAVSRMYPPRSPKSAAPAPISASCPEPPIGSAVATSSASIPVTSSVDPGVGSISPASPKISLAPTDVKELPTKEPGRTLESQELSRIAGKVPGLQSEQKRFQLEELRKFGAQFKLQPSSSPETSLDPFPPRILKEEAKGKEKEVDGLLNSEPIGSPVSKTESALDKEDKAPLPPAGGTEGAEQPPPPCPSQTGSPPVGLIKGDDKDEGPVAEQVKKSTLNPNAKEFNPTKPLLSVNKSTSTPTSPGPRTHSTPSIPVLTAGQSGLYSPQYISYIPPIHMGPAVQAPQMYPYPVSNSVPGQQGKYRGAKGSLPPQRSDQHQPASAPPMMQAAAAAGPPLVAATPYSSYIPYNPQQFPGQPAMMQPMAHYPSQPVFAPMLQGSPRMLTSGSHPQAIVSSSTPQYPSAEQPTPQALYATVHQSYPHHATQLHAHQPQPATTPTGSQPQSQHAAPSPVQHQAGQAPHLGSGQPQQNLYHPGALTGTPPSLPPGPSAQSPQSSFPQPAAVYAIHPHQQLPHGFTNMAHVTQVSSLARRLDFQEEPMTGFLPFHPPGN; from the exons ATGTTGAAGCCTCAGCCGCCACAACAGACCTCCCAGCCCCAGCAGCCGCCCCCCACGCAACAGGCCGTGGCCCGCCGGCCTCCCGGAGGCACCAGCCCACCCAACGGCGGCCTCCCAGGGCCCCTGGCCTCCACCTCGGCTCCCCCAGGGCCTCCCGCGGCTGCTTCCCCCTGCCTGGGGCCTGCAGCCATTGCCGGGAGCGGGCTCCGCCGGGCAGCCGAGAGCATCTTggcgccgccgccaccgccgccgcagCAGCAGCATCAGGAGAGGCCAGGGGCAGCGGCCATCGGCAGCGCCAG GGGACAAAGCACAGGAAAGGGACCCCCACAGTCACCG GTGTTTGAGGGTGTCTACAACAATTCCAGAATGCTGCATTTCCTTACAGCTGTTGTG GGCTCCACCTGTGATGTAAAGGTGAAGAATGGTGCCACCTATGAAGGTATCTTCAAGACTTTGAGCTCAAAG TTTGAACTAGCAGTAGACGCTGTGCACCGGAAAGCATCTGAGCCAGTAGGTGGCCCTCGTCGGGAAGACATTGTGGACACCATGGTGTTTAAGCCAAGTGATGTCATGCTTGTCCACTTCCGAAATGTTGACTTCAATTATGCTACTAAAG ACAAGTTCACTGATTCAGCCATTGCCATGAACTCGAAGGTGAATGGGGAGCACAAAGAGAAGGTGCTTCAGCGCTGGGAGGGGGGTGACAGCAACAGCGATGACTACGACCTCGAGTCTGACATG TCCAATGGATGGGATCCCAATGAAATGTTCAAGTTCAATGAGGAAAACTATGGTGTAAAGACTACCTATGACAGCAGTCTCTCTTCTTATAC GGTGCCCTTAGAGAAGGACAACTCAGAAGAGTTTCGTCAGCGGGAGCTACGAGCGGCCCAGTTGGCTCGAGAGATTGAATCGAGCCCTCAGTACCGCCTGCGGATTGCCATGGAGAACGATGATGGGCGCACTGAAGAGGAGAAGCACAGTGCGGTCCAGCGGCAGGGTTCAGGACGAGAGAGCCCCAGCTTGGCATCTAG GGAGGGAAAGTATATCCCTCTACCCCAGAGAGTTCGGGAAGGTCCCCGGGGAGGCGTTCGATGCAGTAGTTCCCGGGGCGGCCGACCTGGCCTTAGCTCTTTGCCGCCTCGTGGCCCTCACCATCTTGACAATAGCAGCCCTGGCCCAGGTTCTGAGACACGTGGTATCAATGGAG gcccTTCCCGCATGTCCCCTAAGGCACAGCGGCCTCTGAGAGGTGCCAAGACTCTGTCTTCACCCAGCAGTAGGCCTTCTGCAGAAGCTTCTGTTCCATCTCCTCCTGCAG tGAGCCGAATGTACCCACCACGCTCTCCCAAGTCGGCTGCCCCTGCCCCAATCTCAGCTTCCTGTCCTGAGCCTCCCATTGGCTCAGCAGTAGCAACTTCTTCAGCTTCCATCCCTGTGACATCATCAGTTGATCCTGGAGTAGGCTCAATTTCCCCCGCTTCCCCAAAGATCTCACTGGCCCCCACAGATG TAAAAGAACTTCCAACCAAGGAACCTGGGAGAACTCTGGAGTCCCAGGAGCTGTCCCGGATAGCTGGGAAAG TCCCTGGCCTTCAGAGTGAACAGAAACGCTTTCAACTGGAGGAACTGAGAAAGTTTGGGGCCCAGTTTAAG CTTCAGCCTAGTAGCTCCCCTGAGACCAGCCTGGATCCTTTTCCTCCCCGGATCTTAAAGGAGGAGGccaaagggaaggagaaggaggttgACGGTCTACTGAATTCAGAGCCCATAGGGTCCCCAGTCTCCAAGACAGAGTCTGCATTGGATAAAGAGGACAAAGCACCCCTGCCGCCAGCAGGAGGCACTGAGGGGGCAGAGCAACCCCCGCCGCCTTGCCCAAGCCAAACTGGCAGCCCCCCAGTGGGCCTCATCAAGGGAGATGACAAGGATGAGGGCCCTGTTGCTGA aCAAGTCAAGAAGTCAACCTTGAACCCCAATGCCAAGGAGTTCAATCCCACAAAGCCTCTGCTGTCTGTG AATAAATCCACCAGTACCCCAACTTCTCCAGGGCCCCGGACTCATTCAACTCCCTCCATCCCGGTGCTGACAGCAGGCCAGAGTGGGCTCTACAGCCCCCAGTACATTTCCTACATACCTCCGATCCATATGGGACCAGCTGTTCAG GCACCTCAGATGTATCCATATCCTGTATCCAACTCAGTGCCTGGACAGCAGGGCAAGTACCGGGGAGCAAAAG gctccctgcccccacagcGCTCGGACCAACACCAGCCAGCTTCAGCCCCTCCAATGATGCAGGCCGCTGCCGCTGCTGGCCCACCTCTGGTGGCTGCCACACCTTACTCTTCCTACATCCCATACAACCCACAGCAGTTCCCAGGCCAGCCCGCCATGATGCAGCCCATGGCCCACTATCCTTCACAG CCGGTGTTTGCCCCCATGCTTCAAGGCAGCCCACGCATGCTGACGTCAGGGAGTCATCCCCAGGCCATTGTGTCGTCCTCCACCCCTCAGTACCCTTCTGCAGAGCAGCCCACTCCCCAAGCCCTTTATG CCACTGTTCACCAGTCCTATCCACACCATGCCACGCAGCTCCATGCCCACCAGCCGCAGCCGGCCACCACACCTACTGGGAGCCAGCCGCAGTCCCAGCATGCGGCCCCCAGTCCCGTCCAG CACCAGGCGGGGCAGGCCCCACACCTGGGCAGTGGACAGCCACAGCAGAATCTGTACCACCCAGGGGCCCTGACAGGCACACCGCCTTCTCTGCCACCGGGGCCTTCTGCCCAGTCCCCTCAGAGCAGCTTCCCCCAACCAGCCGCTGTGTATGCCATCCATCCCCACCAGCAGCTGCCCCACGGCTTCACCAACATGGCCCATGTTACCCAG GTGAGCAGCCTGGCCAGGCGCCTGGATTTCCAGGAGGAGCCGATGACAGGATTC CTCCCCTTCCACCCCCCGGGGAACTGA